In Azospirillum ramasamyi, the following are encoded in one genomic region:
- a CDS encoding alpha/beta hydrolase, whose product MPDTFLPLHRDLLDPQVAELGELAARAGLVPADPLRLPLAGARDAAERYHLFLNGPALPADVREVETVGPAGPLRLRLIRPPADDGRKDGKCLPVLIYFHGGGFVLNSIDTHDRLLRLLARHSGAAVCAVAYSLAPERRFPHQRGEALAALRWVVRHGAGHGLDPERIAVGGDSAGANLALGLALDARNEPGPPLSFGMLLYGMFAHDFDTESHRLFGGGRYGLTTERMRWYWRHYLGHGGIARDPAAAPLLADLQGLPPLHVAAAGLDCLRDDSLRLAQRLEMARSPHRLVLHATLPHSFANMTRHVRKAEEAVVLAAGEVRRHLLR is encoded by the coding sequence ATGCCGGATACCTTCCTGCCGCTTCACCGCGACCTTCTCGATCCCCAGGTCGCCGAACTGGGCGAACTGGCCGCCCGCGCCGGGCTGGTGCCGGCCGATCCGCTGCGCCTGCCGCTGGCCGGGGCGCGCGACGCGGCGGAGCGCTACCACCTCTTCCTCAACGGCCCGGCACTGCCGGCCGATGTGCGGGAGGTCGAGACGGTGGGGCCGGCCGGCCCGCTGCGTCTGCGCCTGATCCGGCCTCCGGCCGATGACGGTCGCAAGGACGGCAAGTGCCTGCCGGTGCTGATCTACTTCCATGGCGGGGGCTTCGTTCTCAATTCCATCGACACCCACGACCGGCTGCTGCGGCTGCTGGCCCGGCACAGCGGTGCGGCGGTCTGTGCCGTCGCCTACAGCCTTGCCCCGGAGCGGCGCTTTCCCCATCAGCGGGGGGAAGCGCTGGCCGCCCTGCGCTGGGTGGTGCGGCATGGAGCCGGCCATGGGCTGGATCCTGAGCGGATCGCCGTCGGCGGCGATTCGGCGGGGGCCAACCTGGCGCTTGGTCTGGCTCTCGATGCGCGGAACGAGCCCGGCCCGCCGCTGTCCTTCGGCATGCTGCTCTATGGCATGTTCGCCCACGATTTCGATACGGAGTCGCACCGGCTTTTCGGCGGCGGGCGCTATGGCCTGACGACGGAGCGGATGCGCTGGTACTGGCGGCATTATCTCGGCCATGGCGGGATCGCCCGCGATCCGGCCGCCGCCCCGCTGCTTGCCGATCTGCAGGGGCTGCCGCCGCTGCATGTGGCGGCGGCCGGGCTGGACTGTCTGCGCGACGACAGCCTGCGCCTCGCCCAGCGGCTGGAGATGGCGCGGAGTCCGCACCGTCTGGTGCTGCACGCCACGCTTCCCCATTCCTTCGCCAACATGACCCGCCATGTCAGAAAGGCGGAAGAGGCGGTGGTCCTTGCCGCCGGTGAGGTTCGGCGCCACCTGCTGAGGTGA
- a CDS encoding helix-turn-helix domain-containing protein — MTIGTAPASTQASVDQLVGVIGENLRGFRRRQGLSVEGLAQLSGTDPALLSAIEEGRHRPDIGTLWTVAKALDLSFSSLLSTGGDAGTTVIRRAEQRSLTSRDGRFTSRALFPLKGERQVEFYELRLSPGADESSDGHSPGTVENILVGRGRVEVTTADGEHRLEEGDSILFEADVPHRYRNSGDGEAVLYLVMAYIL; from the coding sequence ATGACGATCGGCACCGCCCCCGCTTCCACCCAGGCCTCGGTCGATCAATTGGTCGGCGTGATCGGCGAGAATCTGCGCGGGTTCCGCCGACGCCAGGGCTTGTCGGTGGAGGGGTTGGCGCAGCTGTCCGGAACCGACCCGGCGCTGCTGTCGGCCATCGAGGAAGGACGCCACCGCCCCGACATCGGCACTTTGTGGACGGTCGCCAAGGCGCTGGATCTGTCCTTTTCCAGCCTGCTCAGCACCGGCGGCGATGCCGGGACCACGGTGATCCGGCGGGCCGAGCAGCGCAGCCTGACCTCCCGCGACGGCCGGTTCACCTCGCGCGCCCTGTTTCCGCTCAAGGGGGAGCGGCAGGTGGAGTTCTATGAGCTTCGCCTGTCGCCCGGCGCCGACGAGTCCTCCGACGGCCATTCGCCCGGCACGGTCGAGAACATCCTGGTCGGCCGCGGCCGGGTCGAGGTCACCACCGCCGACGGAGAGCATAGGCTGGAGGAAGGCGACTCGATCCTGTTCGAGGCCGACGTTCCCCACCGCTACCGCAATTCCGGTGACGGCGAGGCGGTGCTGTATCTCGTGATGGCCTACATCCTCTGA